The Hevea brasiliensis isolate MT/VB/25A 57/8 chromosome 1, ASM3005281v1, whole genome shotgun sequence genome has a window encoding:
- the LOC110635504 gene encoding protein ETHYLENE INSENSITIVE 3 — MMMFDEMGFCGDMDFFSAPLGEDVTAPQADPEPTVEDDYSDEDTDVDELERRMWRYKMRIKRVKEQNKNKEGIDIAKQRQSQEQARRKKMSRAQDGILKYMLKMMEVCKAQGFVYGIIPEKGKPVTGASDNLREWWKDKVRFDRNGPAAIAKYQADNSIPGKNEGCNTIGPTPHTLQELQDTTLGSLLSALMQHCDPPQRRFPLEKGVPPPWWPAGNEEWWPQLGLPKDQGPPPYKKPHDLKKAWKVGVLTAVIKHMSPDIAKIRKLVRQSKCLQDKMTAKESATWLAIINQEEALARELYPNSCPTLSSAGGSGSLVIHDCSEYDVEGVEDEPNFDVVEYKPENISSSNLGMERMRDRLPLLQPYPIKGEIITNVDFIRKRKPSTDINMMVDQKIYTCEFVQCPYSQLRLGFHDRTSRDNHQLTCPYRSSSLEFAGSNFHVNEVKPVIFPQPCAQSKPAAPMMNTGATAFDLSGVPEDGQKMISELMSIYDNNIQGNKNTNSGNNGVTENHNIFQPKIHHQPDNYFRGPGNVIEGNIFEDSNIHNNHQMFSQDGCQFDRFKALNSAFESNQQNNNNNNSNSFNLMFGSPFDLPSFDYKEDLQGLAMDSLPKQQDVSIWFQ; from the coding sequence ATGATGATGTTTGATGAAATGGGATTTTGTGGTGATATGGATTTCTTCTCTGCTCCTCTTGGGGAAGATGTGACCGCTCCACAAGCTGACCCAGAGCCTACTGTGGAGGATGATTACAGTGACGAGGATACTGATGTTGATGAGCTTGAGCGTAGGATGTGGAGGTACAAGATGCGTATTAAAAGGGTGAAAGAGCAGAACAAGAATAAGGAAGGTATCGATATTGCTAAGCAGCGGCAGTCTCAGGAGCAGGCTAGGAGGAAGAAGATGTCTAGGGCACAAGATGGTATCTTAAAATATATGTTGAAGATGATGGAAGTTTGTAAAGCTCAGGGTTTTGTTTATGGGATTATCCCAGAGAAAGGAAAGCCAGTGACTGGGGCTTCTGATAATCTTCGAGAGTGGTGGAAGGATAAAGTCAGGTTTGATCGAAATGGTCCGGCTGCTATAGCGAAGTACCAAGCAGACAATTCGATCCCAGGCAAGAATGAGGGTTGTAATACTATTGGTCCAACCCCACACACACTGCAGGAACTTCAAGATACAACTCTGGGTTCACTCTTATCGGCACTGATGCAGCACTGTGACCCTCCTCAGAGGCGATTTCCATTGGAGAAAGGTGTTCCTCCGCCATGGTGGCCCGCTGGAAATGAAGAGTGGTGGCCTCAACTAGGCTTACCAAAGGATCAGGGCCCTCCACCTTACAAGAAGCCTCATGACTTGAAGAAGGCATGGAAGGTGGGGGTTCTCACTGCAGTCATTAAGCATATGTCTCCTGACATTGCCAAGATTCGTAAGCTTGTGAGACAGTCCAAGTGTTTGCAGGACAAGATGACAGCCAAGGAAAGTGCTACTTGGCTTGCAATTATCAACCAAGAGGAGGCCTTGGCCCGAGAGCTTTACCCCAACTCCTGCCCGACTCTGTCATCAGCTGGGGGGAGTGGGTCTTTGGTCATTCATGATTGCAGTGAGTATGATGTTGAAGGGGTTGAAGATGAGCCAAACTTCGATGTAGTGGAGTACAAACCTGAGAATATCAGTTCTTCCAATCTGGGAATGGAGAGGATGAGGGACAGGCTGCCACTTCTACAACCTTATCCAATTAAGGGGGAAATTATCACCAATGTTGATTTTATTAGAAAGAGAAAGCCATCCACCGATATAAACATGATGGTGGATCAGAAGATATATACATGCGAGTTTGTTCAATGTCCTTACAGCCAACTCCGCCTGGGTTTCCATGACAGGACATCtagggacaatcatcaattaACTTGCCCATACAGAAGCTCTTCTTTAGAGTTTGCAGGTTCAAATTTTCATGTTAATGAAGTGAAGCCTGTGATCTTTCCTCAACCCTGTGCTCAATCGAAGCCTGCTGCTCCAATGATGAATACAGGTGCAACTGCCTTTGATCTATCAGGAGTTCCGGAAGATGGGCAAAAGATGATCAGTGAGCTCATGTCAATCTATGACAATAACATCCAAGGCAACAAGAACACAAATTCTGGCAACAATGGAGTCACTGAAAATCACAATATTTTCCAGCCAAAAATTCACCACCAACCTGACAATTACTTCCGAGGTCCAGGCAATGTGATCGAGGGAAATATCTTTGAGGACTCGAACATCCACAATAACCATCAGATGTTTTCACAGGATGGTTGTCAATTTGACAGGTTTAAAGCTTTGAATTCTGCATTTGAGAGCAATCAGcagaacaacaacaacaataacagcaATAGCTTCAATCTGATGTTCGGGTCTCCATTTGATCTGCCTTCATTTGACTACAAAGAGGACTTACAGGGCCTGGCAATGGATTCTTTGCCAAAGCAGCAGGATGTTTCAATCTGGTTCCAGTAA